Proteins encoded in a region of the Apostichopus japonicus isolate 1M-3 chromosome 19, ASM3797524v1, whole genome shotgun sequence genome:
- the LOC139959936 gene encoding uncharacterized protein: protein MDLSTYGEQVFAAEEIKQKRIRHGKVEFLVKWKGWSNKHNTWEPEGNILDTRLLGNFEARVQRESTGFARVGRKPKRGRRKTLVLNDHSLERGPKIKVLKRAISSPAKASIEVVPREDRVEQCSPEKEKDLGLDVSEILEDTTSKPDTNSQTEEEEDRTIEVVKPSTVEEDQSKAPKDPLDDVFLPNKEKKSSDVKVVEEETVACKKEVIDWYPRKELLNDVIITDVTNKELTITIKECTKAEGFFRGAS from the exons ATGGATTTGAGCACTTATGGAGAACAAGTGTTTGCGGCAGAAGAAATTAAGCAAAAGAGAATTCGTCAC GGAAAAGTTGAATTTTTAGTGAAGTGGAAAGGATGGTCAAACAA ACATAATACATGGGAACCAGAAGGTAACATCCTGGATACAAGACTATTGGGTAACTTTGAAGCCAG AGTTCAAAGAGAATCTACAGGTTTTGCCCGTGTGGGGCGCAAACCAAAGAGGGGACGAAGAAAA ACGCTAGTCCTCAACGATCACTCTCTGGAAAGAGGGCCAAAGATCAAAGTGTTGAAGAGAGCGATATCGTCGCCAGCGAAAGCTTCAATCGAAGTTGTGCCCCGTGAGGACAGAGTAGAACAATGTTCCCCGGAGAAGGAGAAAGATCTCGGTTTAGACGTCTCCGAGATCTTGGAAGACACAACAAGCAAACCAGATACAAATTCACAgacggaggaggaggaggatagAACTATAGAAGTTGTAAAACCTTCTACGGTCGAGGAAGACCAAAGCAAAGCGCCGAAAGATCCACTGGATGATGTCTTCTTGCCAAACAAAGAGAAGAAGAGCTCAGACGTGAAAGTCGTAGAAGAAGAAACTGTCGCATGCAAAAAGGAAGTGATAGATTGGTATCCGAGAAAGGAACTCTTGAACGATGTCATTATTACAGATGTTACGAACAAGGAACTCACCATTACCATCAAGGAATGCACGAAAGCAGAGGGCTTCTTCAGGGGAGCTTCCTGA